A region of the Fusobacteria bacterium ZRK30 genome:
TTTAACTACTAAAGATGCAGGCCACCAAAACAAACCTGCATCTATCGCTTATATGCGATGACCCAGATTTAATAAATAATAGTAGTAATAGTAGTTAAATTTAAATTTCATATCATTCTCCTTAGTTTATTTAATAAAAAAGCAACGTGACGTTGCATCCAAACAAGCGTAAACTTATAATAATTCCCCTAGATAATAAAAAAAGTCTATAGGTAAGTACCCATAGACTAAAATAACATCTCTTGATACAAATCCATCTCACTAAACTTATAGTAATACAAAATGGATTCGCATATAATTCTAATTTAAAGAATTAATTCAAATCCTGTTTCCTATAATAATAGTAATATAGAGTTGTAATAAAGTTTGATTTATTCACTTTTTATTCCTCCGAACAATTTATTATTTAATAAAATAATATCATTGTTTTTATTTTTATTCAAGATGTTTTTACCATAATTTTATTTTTTAATTTTTTCAAAATAAAAAAAATTCTCCTAATTATCAGAGTATTTGTATACCTGATAATTAGGAGATTAGTTTCATCTATTCAACTTCTGGCTTCTCTTCCCTCTTACTGTCTATAATCTTCTTCTTTTCTTTAGTCAACACACCTTTTATCTTCTCTTTAGCTTTATCTATCTCAGTGTATAATTCTCCACCTTTAGTTTTAGCAATGTATTTATTTCCCTTGGTAGTTACAATAACTTCTACACCATATACTTTTTTGTCTTCATATTTTAAAACAACTTCAGTCTCATCTATATGATTAAAGTACGTCTCCAATTTACCAAATCTCTTCTCTGCATAATTTTTGATTCCCTCTGTTACCTCTAAGTGTCTTCCTCTTATTGTCGTTCTCATAAAAATCACATCCTTATTAGTTTGTCCTCATGCTAGTAATACAAATATACGACATAATTTTAACAAAATCAATAGTTAGAGCAAAGAAAGACTCACCAGGAAGAGTGGTCTAAACAAAAAAAA
Encoded here:
- the raiA gene encoding ribosome-associated translation inhibitor RaiA, with the protein product MRTTIRGRHLEVTEGIKNYAEKRFGKLETYFNHIDETEVVLKYEDKKVYGVEVIVTTKGNKYIAKTKGGELYTEIDKAKEKIKGVLTKEKKKIIDSKREEKPEVE